A window from Planococcus maritimus encodes these proteins:
- the mreBH gene encoding rod-share determining protein MreBH: protein MFSATDIGIDLGTANILVYTKSKGVILNEPSIVALDARSGAVIAIGSEAKAMLGKAPDSIRIVRPMKEGVIADFDVTRELLKLVMQKAAKQLGGSLRKPKVMVCTPSGATAVERRAIHDAVKQSGAKSVHLIEETVAAAIGANLPITEPVASVIVDIGGGTTEVAIISFGGVVSSNTIKIAGDRMDEDIIQYVRKHYNLLIGEKTAETIKKEIGYAPIPHEPKKMNIRGRDVLSGLPKTIELSSDEMQKALGESLSAILECIRATLENCPAELSGDMVDQGVVISGGGALLKGLQEWLAQEISVPVHIAPDPLESVAIGTGRSLGMIDQLEKMSR, encoded by the coding sequence ATGTTTTCTGCAACGGATATCGGGATCGATCTCGGTACCGCCAATATTCTCGTTTATACAAAGTCCAAAGGCGTCATTTTAAATGAACCATCCATCGTTGCCCTCGATGCCCGCAGCGGTGCTGTGATCGCCATCGGCTCTGAGGCAAAAGCGATGCTTGGCAAAGCGCCTGATTCCATCCGCATCGTCCGGCCGATGAAAGAAGGCGTCATCGCCGATTTTGACGTCACCCGTGAGCTCTTAAAGCTGGTTATGCAAAAAGCGGCGAAACAGCTCGGCGGTTCATTGCGCAAACCAAAAGTCATGGTCTGCACCCCGTCTGGCGCAACTGCTGTTGAACGCCGGGCGATTCACGACGCCGTGAAACAAAGCGGCGCTAAATCTGTCCACTTGATCGAAGAAACGGTAGCCGCAGCAATTGGCGCTAATTTGCCGATTACGGAACCTGTCGCTTCGGTCATCGTCGATATCGGCGGGGGTACGACAGAAGTCGCCATCATTTCATTTGGAGGCGTCGTGTCTTCCAATACGATCAAGATTGCCGGCGACCGGATGGATGAAGACATCATCCAGTATGTGCGCAAGCATTACAATCTATTGATTGGTGAGAAGACGGCTGAGACAATCAAAAAAGAAATTGGCTACGCGCCGATCCCTCACGAGCCGAAGAAGATGAATATCCGCGGGCGCGACGTCTTAAGCGGCTTGCCGAAGACAATCGAATTGAGTTCCGACGAAATGCAAAAAGCACTTGGTGAGTCGTTATCGGCCATTCTCGAATGCATCCGTGCGACACTGGAAAATTGCCCTGCTGAATTGTCTGGCGATATGGTTGACCAGGGTGTCGTCATTTCAGGCGGCGGCGCTTTGTTGAAAGGCTTGCAGGAATGGCTCGCGCAAGAAATTTCCGTACCGGTCCACATCGCTCCAGATCCACTAGAATCCGTCGCGATTGGCACCGGCCGTTCGCTCGGCATGATCGACCAGCTCGAGAAAATGTCGCGCTGA
- a CDS encoding aminopeptidase, with product MTTFDEKLTRYAELAVKVGVNIQPDQKLYIAASIDSAPFVRLIVKKAYEEGARQVFVDWSDDVISRTRFEKAPEDSFAEYPEWKIQEREQLAAQGAAFISVVSQSPDLLKGIDSKRISASQKATGQALSKYRQYVQSDKISWCVLAAPSEQWAKKVFPDLPENEQVSALWEAIFKAVRADTENPIEAWLEHDRTLHTKADYLNDKKYAKLHYQAPGTDLEVTLPKGHLWAGAGSVNEKGHTFMANMPTEEVFTVPHKDEVNGFVSSTKPLSYGGNIIDGFKITFEGGRITDVSAEQGEEVLKELVATDEGSHRLGEVALVPHQSPISDSGILFFNTLYDENASNHFAIGSAYAFCLEGGKTMSADELKEHGLNQSITHVDFMVGSADMDIDGILEDGTREPIFRSGNWAF from the coding sequence ATGACCACATTTGATGAAAAGTTAACCCGCTATGCAGAATTGGCTGTAAAGGTGGGTGTCAATATTCAGCCTGACCAAAAATTGTATATTGCAGCTTCCATAGACTCAGCGCCGTTCGTGCGCTTGATCGTCAAGAAAGCATATGAAGAAGGCGCTAGGCAAGTTTTTGTGGATTGGAGCGACGATGTGATTTCCCGCACGCGCTTTGAGAAAGCACCGGAGGATTCTTTTGCAGAATACCCGGAATGGAAAATCCAAGAGCGTGAGCAATTGGCTGCACAAGGCGCCGCTTTCATTAGCGTCGTTTCGCAAAGCCCGGACTTACTAAAAGGCATTGATTCCAAACGCATTTCAGCTTCCCAAAAAGCGACCGGGCAAGCATTGAGCAAATACCGTCAATACGTCCAGTCCGACAAAATCAGCTGGTGCGTTCTTGCAGCACCATCTGAGCAGTGGGCGAAGAAAGTCTTCCCCGATCTCCCTGAAAACGAACAAGTATCAGCCCTGTGGGAAGCGATTTTCAAGGCTGTCCGCGCCGATACCGAAAACCCGATTGAAGCTTGGCTGGAGCATGATCGTACGCTTCATACAAAAGCTGATTACTTGAATGACAAAAAATACGCTAAGCTTCATTACCAGGCACCAGGCACTGATCTTGAAGTCACGCTGCCAAAAGGCCATCTGTGGGCAGGCGCTGGTTCCGTCAACGAAAAAGGCCATACGTTCATGGCCAATATGCCGACAGAAGAAGTTTTCACAGTACCGCATAAAGATGAGGTCAATGGTTTTGTCTCAAGCACCAAACCGCTTAGCTATGGCGGCAATATCATCGACGGCTTTAAAATCACATTCGAAGGCGGCCGCATCACGGATGTCTCTGCAGAACAAGGAGAGGAAGTGCTGAAAGAATTGGTTGCCACCGATGAAGGCTCCCACCGCCTCGGTGAAGTGGCATTAGTGCCGCATCAATCGCCGATTTCGGATTCCGGTATTTTGTTCTTCAATACTTTGTATGACGAGAATGCGTCCAATCATTTCGCAATTGGCAGTGCTTATGCGTTCTGCCTAGAAGGCGGCAAAACGATGTCGGCGGATGAATTAAAAGAACACGGTTTGAACCAAAGCATCACGCATGTCGATTTCATGGTCGGCTCTGCTGATATGGACATCGACGGCATTTTGGAAGATGGCACGCGCGAACCGATTTTCAGAAGCGGCAACTGGGCCTTTTAA
- a CDS encoding M20 family metallopeptidase, with amino-acid sequence MIDLLKDLIKIESDTKEGANEALLFCSEWLKAHGEDVEVHDNDGYLMLTAAKGRGDDKIIWNGHVDVVPGRKEQFSPIEDGDKLYGRGSADMKAGVAGMMQAFVELDAAALPREVHLHIVTDEETGGHYTSEWLVDQGHYGDFVICGEPTHLKIGLQSKGILRMDMTFKGKPAHGSRPWEGINAIESAMKFHAGMKDLPFRKESTEYYEQASVNLAIIDAGDRYNVVPDTCKMAYDIRFMPGQDKDEIVRQMEQLAETLAVEMDFQAGGSTPALTTKGDHPYIQTLKKAVETKLSEQPVLFGQHGAADTRHYAKKIGGQGAIEFGPSGDDWHGNAEYVSISSVHSFKDILIAHALAPANV; translated from the coding sequence ATGATTGATTTATTAAAGGATTTGATCAAGATTGAAAGCGATACAAAAGAAGGGGCAAACGAAGCCTTGTTGTTCTGTTCAGAATGGCTTAAGGCTCACGGGGAAGATGTCGAAGTTCATGATAACGATGGCTACCTGATGCTGACCGCCGCTAAAGGGCGAGGCGATGATAAGATCATTTGGAACGGCCATGTCGACGTCGTGCCGGGGCGTAAAGAGCAATTCTCCCCGATTGAAGACGGCGACAAACTATATGGCCGTGGCTCTGCTGATATGAAGGCAGGTGTCGCAGGAATGATGCAAGCATTCGTTGAACTTGATGCGGCCGCGTTACCACGTGAAGTGCATCTACATATCGTCACCGATGAAGAAACCGGTGGGCATTACACTTCAGAGTGGCTTGTCGATCAAGGCCATTATGGTGATTTTGTCATTTGCGGCGAGCCGACCCATTTGAAGATCGGGTTGCAATCAAAAGGTATATTAAGAATGGATATGACATTCAAAGGCAAACCAGCACACGGCTCGCGTCCATGGGAAGGCATCAACGCTATTGAATCTGCGATGAAATTTCATGCTGGCATGAAAGATTTGCCATTCCGCAAAGAATCGACGGAGTATTATGAGCAAGCTTCTGTTAACTTAGCAATTATCGATGCAGGTGATCGCTATAATGTAGTACCGGACACGTGTAAGATGGCCTATGATATCCGCTTTATGCCAGGCCAGGACAAAGACGAGATTGTTCGTCAGATGGAACAGCTTGCCGAAACGCTAGCTGTCGAGATGGATTTCCAAGCAGGCGGCTCTACCCCTGCATTGACGACGAAAGGCGATCATCCGTATATCCAAACTTTGAAGAAAGCTGTCGAAACGAAGCTGTCGGAACAGCCGGTGCTGTTCGGCCAGCACGGGGCTGCCGACACCCGTCATTATGCCAAAAAAATCGGCGGTCAAGGCGCAATCGAATTTGGGCCGAGTGGAGATGACTGGCATGGCAACGCAGAATACGTCTCCATTTCTAGTGTCCATTCCTTTAAAGATATTTTGATAGCGCATGCCCTTGCCCCGGCGAATGTTTAA
- a CDS encoding M3 family oligoendopeptidase — MTNTYPEVWELDNVFSGGSDSAELKTHLETTAEKLVEFEQASIQFAVPKQTDDAQRIAEFLEQTSDVSVDIRQAGAFIGCLMAQNTEDKKASLLQSEVGLMRSRFQSAFLKFKQALMETDPNVWTELLKTENLKEFAFILDEWRQEAKRLLSEQEEGLITSLGIDGYHAWSELYDLLIAAISVQVNLDGQEKTLSVGQANNLSAHSNEQVRKESYDKLEAVWQEKEELFAKTLNSLAGFRLQMYKKRGVDNVLEEPLQMNRMKQETLDVMWQAISEHKQPFADYLAHKAQMLGKDQLAWYDVEAPVVENAQQFDYAQGSEFIIRHFGKFGPELQNFARHALENGWVEAEDRAHKMPGGFCTSLPKSGESRIFMTYSGSMSNVATLAHELGHAFHTHALRPMHDLNRSYAMNVAETASTFAEMIVADAAVKNASNKEEKISLLEDKIQRSVAFFMNIHARFLFETRFYEERKNGVVPTSRLNELMEQAQEEAFAGSLSEGHPHFWASKLHFYITDVPFYNFPYTFGYLFSLSVYAKALEEGQGFEEQYMALLRDTAIMSTEELAMKHLGEDITEKGFWEKGIALCTKDVEEFIKLTAEEG; from the coding sequence ATGACCAATACATATCCGGAAGTATGGGAACTTGATAATGTGTTTTCAGGTGGCAGTGATTCAGCTGAGTTGAAAACGCATCTCGAAACGACAGCGGAAAAATTAGTGGAATTCGAGCAGGCTTCGATACAATTCGCTGTGCCGAAACAAACAGACGACGCACAGCGGATCGCAGAATTCCTTGAGCAGACGAGTGATGTATCGGTAGATATCCGTCAAGCGGGCGCTTTTATCGGGTGCTTAATGGCGCAAAACACAGAAGATAAAAAAGCGTCTTTGCTGCAAAGCGAAGTCGGGCTCATGAGATCCCGCTTCCAAAGTGCATTTTTAAAATTTAAGCAGGCGCTTATGGAAACGGATCCAAACGTCTGGACCGAGCTGTTGAAGACGGAAAACTTGAAAGAATTCGCTTTTATTTTGGATGAATGGCGGCAAGAAGCGAAGCGTTTGCTGTCTGAACAAGAGGAAGGATTAATCACCTCGCTTGGCATAGACGGTTATCACGCGTGGAGCGAATTATACGATTTGTTGATTGCCGCCATCTCAGTACAAGTAAATTTAGATGGGCAAGAGAAGACCTTGTCGGTCGGACAAGCGAATAATTTAAGTGCTCACTCAAATGAGCAAGTGCGTAAAGAATCCTATGACAAGTTGGAAGCCGTGTGGCAAGAAAAAGAAGAGCTGTTCGCCAAAACCTTGAACTCACTTGCCGGCTTCCGCCTGCAGATGTATAAAAAGCGCGGAGTTGACAATGTGCTGGAAGAACCGCTTCAGATGAACCGCATGAAGCAGGAAACCTTGGACGTTATGTGGCAGGCAATCAGTGAACACAAACAGCCGTTTGCGGATTATCTGGCGCATAAGGCACAAATGCTCGGAAAAGACCAGTTGGCCTGGTACGATGTCGAGGCACCGGTTGTAGAAAACGCCCAGCAATTCGATTACGCGCAAGGTTCGGAATTCATCATCCGCCATTTCGGGAAATTCGGTCCGGAACTGCAAAATTTCGCCCGCCATGCGCTAGAAAATGGATGGGTGGAAGCGGAAGATCGTGCGCATAAAATGCCGGGCGGCTTTTGCACATCGCTTCCAAAAAGCGGCGAATCGCGCATCTTCATGACATACAGCGGATCGATGTCCAATGTTGCGACACTGGCCCATGAGTTGGGGCATGCTTTTCATACGCATGCGCTGAGACCGATGCATGATTTGAACCGCAGCTATGCCATGAATGTCGCTGAAACGGCGTCCACATTTGCGGAAATGATCGTAGCGGACGCAGCGGTCAAAAATGCATCCAATAAAGAAGAGAAAATTTCCTTGCTAGAAGACAAAATCCAACGCAGCGTGGCATTTTTCATGAACATCCATGCCCGCTTCCTATTTGAGACGAGATTTTACGAAGAACGCAAAAATGGTGTCGTTCCGACGAGCCGTTTAAACGAATTGATGGAGCAGGCGCAAGAAGAAGCCTTTGCTGGCAGTCTATCAGAAGGACATCCGCATTTCTGGGCATCGAAATTGCATTTCTATATTACCGATGTGCCGTTCTATAATTTTCCTTACACATTCGGCTATTTGTTCTCACTCAGCGTCTATGCTAAAGCGCTTGAGGAAGGACAAGGATTTGAAGAGCAATACATGGCTTTGCTGCGCGATACGGCGATCATGAGCACAGAAGAATTGGCGATGAAACATCTAGGGGAAGACATCACTGAAAAAGGATTCTGGGAAAAAGGCATTGCATTATGCACAAAAGATGTCGAAGAATTCATCAAATTGACTGCAGAAGAGGGATAA
- a CDS encoding DinB family protein, giving the protein MDSQKMFAYHQWASQKVLELVQDCGEEYYTKEGLNSFPSIRETIKHVIGVEKLWFQRINGIKSPEFERFDVETVEKAKEAIMLLHAEMELYFATLSEKSWQEELDYRNMKGQEFRHSREEMLFTLVNHASYHRGQITSLLRQFGKVGVPLDYIYYQKQNR; this is encoded by the coding sequence GTGGATTCCCAAAAAATGTTTGCCTACCATCAATGGGCGAGCCAAAAGGTTCTGGAATTGGTGCAAGACTGTGGCGAAGAATATTACACGAAAGAAGGATTGAATTCGTTTCCGTCCATCCGTGAAACGATTAAGCATGTGATCGGTGTCGAAAAATTATGGTTCCAGCGAATAAATGGCATTAAGAGTCCGGAGTTCGAACGGTTCGACGTCGAAACCGTGGAAAAGGCAAAAGAGGCCATTATGCTGCTTCACGCGGAGATGGAACTGTATTTTGCCACATTGTCAGAAAAAAGTTGGCAAGAAGAGCTGGATTACCGCAATATGAAAGGCCAGGAGTTTCGCCATAGCCGTGAGGAGATGCTGTTCACGCTAGTAAATCATGCGAGCTATCACCGAGGGCAAATCACTTCCTTGTTGCGCCAATTCGGCAAAGTCGGTGTCCCGCTCGATTATATTTATTATCAAAAACAAAACCGCTGA
- a CDS encoding carbohydrate kinase, which translates to MNRNEQKILALIERDPYLSQQEMADVLGLSRPSLANLISGLIKQGKILGRAYVLPEENAILCIGGANIDRKFHLKAASVHGTSNPATVTRSVGGVARNIAENLGRLGHTVQLVSVAGDDPEWRYIEEVSSPYMDTAMTKTIAKSVTGSYTAVLEPDGEMAFALADMDVYTALTPEYLEPHRSKLMRAKLLAVDLNCPKETVQYLQNLASSSQVPLAVIPVSAPKMERLSEDLNGITFLILNRDEAALRLGISIHNQADWRRAVELLLAQGAKTVVITGGKAGAMAGDRDGVVHFPSIEAKHVEDVTGAGDAFTGGLLHAHLAGYDFRKSVQLGMLNAAKTLACSETVRPELNESLLVKELGELK; encoded by the coding sequence ATGAATCGCAATGAACAGAAAATCCTTGCATTGATCGAACGTGACCCGTATTTGTCTCAGCAGGAAATGGCGGATGTACTCGGGCTTTCGCGGCCATCGTTAGCCAATCTAATCTCTGGACTTATCAAGCAAGGCAAGATTTTGGGCCGCGCTTATGTATTGCCTGAAGAAAATGCCATTTTGTGCATTGGTGGGGCTAATATTGACCGAAAGTTTCATTTGAAAGCTGCTTCTGTTCACGGTACTTCCAATCCCGCGACAGTGACAAGAAGCGTCGGGGGCGTTGCGCGCAATATTGCGGAAAACTTAGGACGGCTGGGACACACGGTTCAATTGGTATCAGTCGCAGGAGACGATCCGGAATGGCGCTATATCGAAGAAGTGTCTTCGCCTTATATGGATACCGCCATGACCAAGACCATTGCGAAAAGCGTAACCGGCAGTTATACCGCGGTATTGGAACCAGACGGCGAGATGGCTTTTGCGCTCGCTGATATGGATGTTTATACGGCGTTGACACCTGAGTATCTGGAACCTCATCGCAGTAAGCTAATGCGCGCGAAATTGCTGGCGGTGGACTTGAACTGTCCGAAAGAAACCGTTCAGTATTTGCAAAATCTTGCCTCTTCATCTCAAGTGCCGCTTGCTGTCATTCCCGTATCGGCGCCTAAAATGGAACGACTTTCAGAGGATTTAAACGGTATAACGTTCCTAATCCTGAACCGCGACGAGGCAGCTCTCAGGCTCGGCATATCGATACATAATCAAGCGGATTGGAGACGGGCCGTCGAATTGCTTCTTGCTCAAGGCGCGAAAACGGTCGTGATCACCGGAGGAAAAGCTGGCGCCATGGCAGGAGATAGAGATGGTGTGGTGCATTTTCCGTCAATCGAAGCAAAGCACGTAGAAGATGTCACGGGGGCGGGAGATGCTTTCACTGGCGGCCTGCTGCACGCCCATCTGGCCGGATATGATTTTCGCAAATCGGTACAACTGGGCATGTTGAATGCAGCCAAAACGCTTGCGTGCAGCGAGACAGTACGCCCGGAATTGAACGAAAGCTTGTTAGTCAAAGAATTGGGGGAATTGAAATGA
- the map gene encoding type I methionyl aminopeptidase, translating into MIATNEKDIEGLKKAGQMVAEIRETMKAAVKPGITTKELDELGGQLFKEWGGVSAPKSEYDFPGYTCISVNEEVAHGIPGKRVINDGDIVNIDVSGSYGEYFADTGISFVVGEGHEAKEKLCQAAESAFERAMMKVKAGAKLNQIGKAVEREAKDQGLFVIKNLTGHGVGKSLHEAPQYILNYYDAWETTILKEGMVLAVEPFISQKAEHIIESGDGWTFITPDQSLVAQIEHTVLVTKGEPILLTKLEK; encoded by the coding sequence ATGATAGCGACGAATGAAAAAGATATTGAAGGCTTGAAAAAAGCGGGACAGATGGTGGCAGAAATCCGAGAAACGATGAAAGCCGCCGTGAAGCCTGGCATTACGACAAAAGAACTCGATGAATTGGGCGGGCAGCTATTCAAGGAATGGGGCGGCGTCTCTGCTCCTAAATCGGAATACGACTTCCCTGGTTATACGTGTATCAGCGTCAACGAAGAAGTGGCGCATGGCATTCCAGGAAAGCGCGTCATTAATGACGGCGACATCGTAAATATCGATGTCTCCGGATCGTACGGTGAATATTTTGCCGATACGGGCATTTCCTTCGTGGTCGGCGAAGGGCATGAAGCGAAAGAAAAGCTTTGCCAAGCTGCAGAATCTGCCTTCGAGCGAGCTATGATGAAAGTAAAAGCCGGCGCTAAATTAAATCAGATCGGCAAAGCAGTGGAGCGCGAAGCGAAAGACCAAGGCTTGTTTGTCATTAAGAACCTGACTGGCCACGGCGTCGGAAAATCGCTTCATGAAGCGCCGCAATATATCCTTAATTATTACGATGCATGGGAAACAACGATTTTGAAAGAAGGCATGGTGCTGGCAGTCGAGCCGTTTATTTCCCAAAAGGCTGAGCATATTATCGAATCTGGCGACGGCTGGACCTTTATCACACCGGATCAATCGCTGGTTGCCCAGATTGAACATACTGTACTCGTCACTAAAGGCGAACCGATTTTGCTGACGAAACTGGAAAAATAA
- the thiT gene encoding energy-coupled thiamine transporter ThiT: MIPIVLMAFRRGVAAGVVTGLLVGLLQIVTGFISVAPLSFGFVVMQVILDYLLAYGVVGLAGLMRGRYLEAVRAKKTGNVIIMVALGVLIGSFLRYAIHVITGILFFGMFADGNVFIYSAAYNATYMIPVAIVAAIVCSLLFLTAPRLTQPDS; encoded by the coding sequence ATGATTCCGATTGTGCTAATGGCATTCCGCAGAGGCGTCGCAGCAGGCGTCGTCACAGGCCTACTTGTCGGCTTATTGCAGATTGTGACGGGTTTTATCTCGGTAGCGCCGTTATCATTCGGCTTTGTGGTCATGCAAGTCATCTTGGATTATCTGCTGGCATATGGCGTCGTTGGCCTTGCCGGTTTGATGCGCGGCCGTTATTTAGAGGCGGTACGGGCGAAAAAGACTGGCAATGTCATCATCATGGTTGCACTTGGCGTCTTGATTGGTTCGTTTCTCCGTTATGCGATCCATGTTATTACGGGAATCCTGTTTTTCGGCATGTTTGCTGATGGCAATGTCTTTATCTACTCAGCGGCTTATAATGCTACTTACATGATACCGGTCGCAATCGTCGCGGCCATTGTCTGTTCGTTGCTATTCTTGACAGCGCCGCGTCTGACGCAGCCAGATTCTTGA
- a CDS encoding GNAT family N-acetyltransferase translates to MNLLFEGKTCYLRTLTVEDAEDMVKVLVKNRDYWAIYEPRHRDSYFTIAVQREKIRESIYQARENREYSFGIFSHDTNQLIGHISIYSIKRLPFLSALVGYSMDEEFIGRGIASEAVRLITAFGFEQLRLHRVEAYVAPDNIGSLRVLEKAGFEQEGLLKQFLFINGQWKDHYYYALLEQDF, encoded by the coding sequence ATGAATCTGCTTTTTGAGGGGAAAACGTGTTATCTCCGGACATTGACCGTAGAAGACGCCGAAGATATGGTGAAGGTACTTGTCAAAAACCGCGACTATTGGGCGATTTATGAACCAAGACATCGTGATAGTTACTTCACGATCGCTGTACAGCGCGAGAAAATCCGCGAGTCGATTTATCAGGCGCGTGAAAATCGTGAGTACAGCTTTGGTATTTTCTCACACGACACCAATCAATTGATCGGCCATATTTCCATTTATAGCATCAAACGCTTGCCTTTTCTCAGTGCACTCGTCGGTTATTCGATGGATGAGGAATTCATCGGCCGCGGCATCGCTAGCGAGGCGGTTCGCTTGATCACGGCTTTTGGTTTTGAGCAATTGCGTCTTCACCGTGTAGAAGCCTACGTGGCGCCGGACAATATCGGTTCATTGCGTGTGCTCGAAAAGGCGGGATTTGAACAAGAAGGCTTGCTTAAGCAATTTTTGTTCATTAACGGACAGTGGAAAGACCATTATTACTACGCATTGCTCGAACAGGATTTTTGA
- a CDS encoding beta-class carbonic anhydrase: MSLLNEILDYNEKFVEEKHYEEFITTNLPDKRIVILTCMDTRLLELLPKAMNFKNGDVKIVKSAGAIINHPFGGIMRSLFVAVYELKADEIYIIGHHDCGMAKVKPEGILEKMIERGIEESTIEQMKFSGVNLDEWLKGFDNVSDSVRHSVDMVRHHPLMDKTVPVHGLVIDPKTGKLDVVIDGNTNENR; encoded by the coding sequence ATGTCTTTATTAAATGAGATTTTGGATTACAACGAAAAATTTGTAGAAGAAAAACACTATGAGGAATTCATCACCACCAATCTCCCGGATAAGCGGATCGTCATTTTGACTTGCATGGATACCCGCCTGCTAGAACTATTGCCAAAAGCGATGAACTTTAAAAACGGCGATGTCAAAATCGTCAAAAGCGCCGGCGCTATCATTAACCATCCGTTTGGCGGCATTATGCGCAGTTTGTTCGTGGCGGTGTACGAATTGAAGGCTGATGAGATCTATATTATCGGCCATCACGATTGCGGCATGGCGAAAGTGAAACCTGAAGGCATCCTCGAAAAGATGATCGAACGCGGAATTGAAGAAAGTACGATTGAACAAATGAAATTCTCTGGCGTCAACCTCGACGAGTGGTTAAAAGGCTTCGACAATGTATCGGATAGCGTACGCCATAGCGTCGACATGGTCCGCCATCATCCTTTGATGGATAAAACCGTTCCCGTCCACGGCCTTGTCATAGACCCAAAAACTGGAAAATTAGATGTCGTCATTGACGGCAATACAAACGAAAACCGCTGA
- a CDS encoding tryptophan-rich sensory protein, whose translation MIRVLLMTLAFIAVVTTNALANILPINGQTTGEISDRVPVLFTPAGYAFSIWSIIYILLAIWIIGFWLRLKKGVHPQAKVSLFFILSAVFNIAWLLCWHYEFFIWSIAAMIAYLVSLIALYLEYGNDQRGFMERLPISVNLGWISVATIANISYVLTVHSWSGWGLSDQLWTVIMLTVATALALHIRFHHSDIPLTLVFIWAFVAIAVRHGMDELLVSTAALFLSGVLLTGILLIKKKPSKPVITP comes from the coding sequence ATGATTCGCGTACTGCTGATGACGCTGGCATTTATTGCTGTCGTCACCACGAATGCCTTGGCGAATATACTGCCGATCAACGGTCAGACTACCGGTGAAATCTCCGACCGTGTGCCGGTTCTCTTCACGCCGGCCGGTTATGCATTTTCCATCTGGTCCATTATCTACATCTTATTGGCTATTTGGATCATCGGCTTTTGGCTGCGCTTGAAAAAAGGCGTGCACCCACAAGCAAAAGTCTCACTGTTTTTCATCTTGAGCGCTGTTTTCAATATTGCCTGGCTGCTTTGCTGGCATTATGAGTTCTTTATTTGGTCGATCGCTGCGATGATTGCCTATTTAGTGTCGCTGATCGCTTTGTATTTGGAATATGGCAACGACCAACGGGGCTTTATGGAACGCTTGCCGATTTCCGTCAATCTTGGCTGGATCAGTGTGGCGACGATTGCCAATATCAGCTACGTGCTGACTGTCCATAGCTGGAGCGGCTGGGGGCTGAGTGATCAATTATGGACAGTTATTATGTTGACTGTCGCAACTGCACTTGCGCTTCACATCCGCTTTCACCATTCAGATATTCCGCTGACTTTGGTGTTTATCTGGGCGTTCGTTGCAATTGCCGTCCGCCACGGCATGGATGAGTTACTAGTCAGCACGGCCGCTTTGTTCCTGAGCGGCGTTTTGCTAACGGGCATTTTGTTGATCAAGAAAAAACCGTCAAAACCGGTTATAACGCCATAA